One window from the genome of Danaus plexippus chromosome 3 unlocalized genomic scaffold, MEX_DaPlex mxdp_30, whole genome shotgun sequence encodes:
- the LOC116769370 gene encoding cytochrome P450 6k1-like, with protein MVIFILIACFILVLSLYLKRVYSYWKDRGIEYERPFPFIGGLSFIMRRSFSEYAYDLSVKYPRDYLGIYLGMRPALVVQTPQLARKVFSSEYDNFQDRHLYCHESDPMGSLNIFTVKNPLWKMLRYRLSPMFTSHRLRKITELMNANATELVKKVQRDFVEKKKHVNLKEIFSMYTSDTVAYSVFGIRVSALSDQDSPLWHITNHMVKWTFYRGLEITFIFFLPALGALMRLKLFSKAANDYIKQLYWKIVKDRQNHKKYDDSDLVNHLLKIKEQLELPPEADEDYADNILLAQVAVFILGSIETSSSVLSYSLHELAYHPDEQEKLYSELNNAFLSSEKDYLNYNELLQLDYLTACIHETMRKFPLLPLIDRLCGQTCVLEDGLKIEKGVPVLVNVVAIHNNEKYYPEPEKWKPERFMTGNKQDNREFTFLPFGDGPRFCIGKRYGMMQVRAALSQLIYNYKIEPVVPYKVKPDPHSVILAPQDGLSVKFVPRRTEK; from the exons AtggtcatatttattttaatcgcgtgttttatattagtgttaagtttatatttaaaacgtgtTTACAGTTATTGGAAGGATCGCGGGATCGAATATGAAAGACCGTTTCCGTTCATTGGTGgcttaagttttattatgcGCAGAAGTTTTTCTGAATATGCATACGATTTAAGTGTTAAATATCCAAGGGATTACTTAGGCATATACCTTGGTATGAGGCCAGCATTGGTTGTGCAAACACCGCAACTAGCTCGAAAAGTTTTTAGCTCTGAATACGATAACTTTCAAGATAGACATTTGTACTGTCATGAGTCCGACCCTATGGGGTCGCTTAACATATTTACTGTTaag AATCCATTGTGGAAAATGCTCAGATACCGTTTATCGCCAATGTTTACATCGCACCGTCTaagaaaaataacagaatTGATGAATGCAAATGCAACTGAATTGGTAAAGAAAGTTCAAAGagattttgttgaaaaaaagaaacatgtCAATTTAAAG GAAATATTTTCCATGTACACATCAGACACAGTAGCGTATAGTGTTTTCGGAATAAGAGTTAGTGCATTAAGTGACCAAGACTCCCCATTGTGGCACATAACTAACCATATGGTCAAATGGACATTCTACCGCGGATTGGAGATTACTTTCATATTCTTTCTTCCTGCCCTTGGAGCATTAATGCG gcttaaattattttcgaaagcggctaatgattatattaaacaactaTATTGGAAAATTGTCAAAGATCGAcagaatcataaaaaatacgacGATTCGGACCTTGTGAAtcatttactaaaaataaaggaaCAGCTGGAACTACCACCTGAAGCTGACGAGG ACTATGCTGACAATATCTTGCTTGCACAAGTAGCAGTGTTTATATTAGGTTCTATTGAAACTTCCTCTTCTGTTTTGAGCTATTCTCTGCATGAACTAGCATATCATCCAGATGAGCAG GAAAAGCTGTATAGCGAACTTAATAACGCATTTTTGAGCAGTGAAAAGGACTATCTGAATTACAATGAATTATTGCAACTTGACTATTTGACTGCGTGTATCCACg AAACAATGAGGAAATTTCCCCTTTTGCCTTTAATAGATAGATTGTGTGGACAGACGTGTGTACTTGAAGATggtttgaaaatagaaaaaggaGTCCCCGTGCTTGTGAATGTGGTCGCAATACATAACAACGAGAAATATTACCCTGAACCTGAAAAGTGGAAACCCGAGCGTTTTATGACAGGCAATAAACAAGATAACAGAGAATTCACCTTCCTGCCGTTTGGTGACGGACCAAGATTCTGTATcg gtAAAAGATACGGTATGATGCAAGTTCGCGCAGCTCTTTCCCagttgatttataattataagataGAGCCTGTCGTCCCTTACAAAGTGAAACCAGACCCGCATTCTGTTATCTTAGCGCCTC